A stretch of the Poseidonibacter parvus genome encodes the following:
- a CDS encoding type II secretion system protein has protein sequence MAKAFSLLEVLLVIATISIVLTFAIPKFTNIISNSNISDLKSNLAIIRNNISKLKTSQVLLNKSTIIDSLDNATIDKKDELLFTEVLDFSIISTNSAINEVGKWLKVSNNSYKYILSSSKNVVFLLEDNSFKCKSSFEICKEIE, from the coding sequence ATGGCTAAAGCCTTCTCTTTATTAGAAGTTTTACTTGTAATTGCAACAATTTCAATAGTTTTAACATTTGCTATTCCTAAGTTTACAAATATCATCTCAAATTCAAATATCTCAGACTTAAAATCAAATCTTGCAATTATTAGAAATAACATAAGCAAATTAAAAACTTCACAAGTTTTATTAAATAAAAGTACAATAATAGATAGTTTAGACAATGCAACAATTGATAAAAAAGATGAACTACTATTTACAGAAGTTCTAGACTTTTCAATAATTTCCACAAATTCAGCTATAAATGAAGTTGGTAAATGGTTAAAGGTATCAAATAATTCATATAAATATATATTATCTTCAAGTAAAAATGTTGTGTTTTTACTTGAAGATAATAGTTTTAAATGTAAAAGCAGTTTTGAAATATGTAAGGAAATAGAATAA
- a CDS encoding primosomal protein N' — translation MFYYEVSLLKSPLNPLTYQSEEELQVGRKVAVKIRNRKTLSDGVIIKVVEKPEFKCVDIEEITNEYYDSKMLEISHFVSQYYVCSLGEALSVYAPFNNEIKDKEEELTFDCQISLSTQQSKAYDFLNEKKQALLFANTGSGKTEIYIKIIEKHLNENKQAILLMPEISLTPQMQKRLEKVFDKSVAIWHSKITKKKKTEILQGLQEGSIKLIAGARSALFLPYSNLGVIVVDEEHDESYKSDSKPRFHTKDLSIYMAKKFDIQLVLGSATVSTSSFHKIPFFRLTQTYHDTSKKYSFDDSDDSLSVSVLNQISKTLESKNQVIIFLPTRANFKYQICTSCGKSVECPYCSVSMSLHKNDLALKCHYCGYAQQIPQVCPSCNTGIIHNLRVGTAQIEEELNEIFKDKVIKRFDRDKVKTNTQLKTILNEFNKGDIDILVGTQMLSKGHDYHNVKLAVVLGIDSLLNMNSYKARERALSLLIQISGRSGRKGEGEVIIQTKNEEFFDFYLNESNYEEFLETELEFREGLYPPYLKMAKVIFAHTNGLKVKDELDFYVKKLKENKDIEVVGFGQSPIFKMANKFRYEIILRSSNVKALLTSLHSITSPMASIDMDTIY, via the coding sequence ATGTTTTATTATGAAGTATCACTATTAAAATCTCCGCTTAATCCTCTTACATACCAAAGCGAAGAAGAACTACAAGTAGGTAGAAAAGTAGCTGTAAAAATACGAAATAGAAAAACTTTAAGTGATGGTGTAATAATAAAAGTAGTAGAAAAACCAGAATTTAAATGTGTAGATATTGAAGAAATTACAAATGAATATTATGATAGTAAAATGCTTGAAATTTCTCATTTTGTATCTCAGTACTATGTATGTTCTTTAGGCGAAGCTTTAAGTGTTTATGCACCTTTTAATAATGAAATCAAAGATAAAGAAGAAGAACTAACTTTTGATTGCCAAATTAGCTTATCAACTCAGCAGTCAAAAGCATATGATTTTTTAAATGAAAAAAAGCAAGCACTACTTTTTGCAAATACAGGTTCTGGAAAAACTGAGATTTATATTAAAATAATAGAAAAACATTTAAATGAAAATAAACAAGCAATTTTATTAATGCCTGAAATCTCACTAACTCCTCAAATGCAAAAAAGACTTGAAAAAGTTTTTGATAAAAGCGTTGCTATTTGGCACTCAAAAATCACAAAAAAGAAAAAAACAGAAATACTTCAAGGTTTACAAGAAGGAAGTATAAAGTTAATAGCAGGTGCTAGGTCTGCTTTATTCTTGCCATATTCTAACTTAGGCGTAATAGTTGTAGATGAAGAGCATGATGAGTCTTATAAGAGTGATTCAAAGCCAAGATTTCATACAAAAGATTTATCTATTTATATGGCTAAGAAATTTGATATTCAGCTTGTACTTGGAAGTGCGACAGTATCAACAAGTTCTTTTCATAAAATACCATTTTTTAGACTTACACAAACATATCATGATACTAGTAAAAAATACAGCTTTGATGATAGTGACGATAGCTTATCAGTAAGTGTTTTAAATCAAATTTCAAAAACATTAGAATCAAAAAATCAAGTGATTATATTTTTGCCAACACGAGCAAATTTTAAGTATCAAATATGTACATCTTGTGGTAAATCAGTTGAGTGTCCTTATTGTTCTGTTTCTATGAGTTTACATAAAAATGATTTAGCTTTAAAATGCCATTATTGTGGCTATGCACAGCAAATTCCACAAGTTTGTCCTTCTTGTAATACAGGGATTATCCATAATTTAAGAGTAGGAACTGCTCAAATAGAAGAAGAGTTAAACGAAATCTTTAAAGACAAAGTAATCAAAAGATTTGATAGAGATAAGGTAAAAACAAATACGCAGTTAAAAACTATATTAAATGAGTTTAATAAAGGTGATATTGATATCTTAGTTGGAACACAAATGCTTTCAAAAGGACATGATTATCATAATGTAAAATTAGCAGTAGTTCTAGGAATTGACTCACTACTTAATATGAACTCATACAAAGCAAGAGAGCGAGCCTTATCTTTACTTATTCAGATATCAGGAAGAAGTGGAAGAAAAGGTGAGGGTGAAGTAATCATCCAAACTAAGAATGAAGAGTTTTTTGACTTTTATTTAAATGAATCAAATTATGAAGAGTTTTTAGAAACAGAATTAGAGTTTAGAGAGGGTCTTTATCCTCCATATTTAAAAATGGCAAAAGTAATATTTGCACATACAAATGGACTAAAAGTAAAAGATGAACTTGATTTTTATGTAAAAAAATTAAAAGAAAATAAAGATATTGAAGTAGTGGGATTTGGACAATCACCAATTTTTAAAATGGCAAATAAGTTTAGATATGAAATTATTTTACGTTCATCAAATGTAAAAGCTCTTTTAACCTCTCTTCATAGTATTACGTCGCCTATGGCTTCTATTGATATGGATACTATTTATTAG
- a CDS encoding HlyD family efflux transporter periplasmic adaptor subunit: MSKRIEALLDNKALFLNSALKEAQEEKSRLSMLLSRNKQRINEIQEEKASFISQFKDTKYQELLAIKKEQRNVESEINAIKFQNKKQSIISPTDGFVAKMMINTIGGVVTPAEKLISIVPKDAQLIVKVNVLNQDIGFIKNDMISKIKIDTFSFQKYGFFEGTIINVGSFSLDDEKLGPIYEVKIEPNGKTLMVEGKERYLEAGMSLTAEIKVGKRRVIEFFIYPIIRYLDEGLSVR, from the coding sequence ATGTCTAAAAGAATAGAAGCCTTACTTGATAATAAAGCACTATTTCTAAACTCTGCTTTAAAAGAAGCACAAGAAGAAAAATCAAGACTATCTATGCTTTTATCAAGAAATAAACAAAGAATAAATGAAATCCAAGAAGAAAAAGCTAGCTTTATTAGCCAGTTTAAAGATACAAAATACCAAGAACTACTAGCTATAAAAAAAGAACAAAGAAACGTAGAATCAGAAATAAACGCAATAAAATTCCAAAATAAAAAACAATCTATTATTTCTCCAACAGATGGCTTTGTAGCAAAAATGATGATAAATACAATAGGTGGTGTAGTAACACCAGCTGAAAAACTAATATCAATAGTTCCAAAAGACGCACAACTAATAGTAAAAGTAAATGTACTAAACCAAGATATAGGTTTTATAAAAAATGATATGATTTCAAAAATCAAAATAGATACCTTCTCTTTTCAAAAGTATGGATTCTTTGAAGGAACTATCATAAACGTAGGAAGCTTTTCCCTTGATGATGAGAAACTTGGACCAATTTATGAAGTGAAAATTGAACCAAATGGTAAAACTTTGATGGTAGAAGGGAAAGAGCGATATTTAGAAGCTGGTATGAGTCTAACTGCTGAGATAAAAGTAGGTAAGAGAAGAGTTATTGAGTTCTTTATATATCCAATTATTCGGTATTTGGATGAAGGGTTGAGTGTTAGATGA